CAGCGCAAGGGCGACGACGGCTTTGGCGAAGGCAACTTCAAGGCGCTGTTCGAATCCATGGAGCGCGACCAGATACGCCGCGGCGTACTGAAAGCCGATTAGCAGCCAACCCATCAGCCAAGAGAGAGCATGTGGCATCCATCTTCACCAGCAAGCTGAACCTTGCCCTGCTCGTCGTGGCTATCGGCAGCTTGCTTGCCGGCGTGGCATCCTACCCGCTGCACCACGGCGCACTGGCGCGCCAACTCTGGGGCATCGGCGTGCTGCCGATGCTGGGCATCCTGCTCTACGACACCGCCGGCAGCCTGCTGCAGCGCAAGGCGGGGGTGGATTTTCTCGCCCTGCTGTCGATACTGCTGGCCCTGTTCCTTGGCGAAATGCTGACCGCCTCCGTGATCAGCCTGATGCTGGCCAGCGGGCGGGCGCTGGAAGACTACGCCTCCTCGCAGGCGCAACGGGAAATGTCCGCGCTGCTGCAGCACGCCCCGCGCTTTGCCCACCGCTTCCAGGATGGTGAATGGCGCAAGATCGACATCAAGGAAATAGCCCCTGGCAACCGCCTGCTGGTGCGCAATGGCGAAGTAGTGCCGGCCGACGGCAACCTGCTGACCCCCGCCCAGCTTGACGAATCCGCGCTGACTGGCGAACCGCTGCCCATCGGCCGTGCCGCCGGTGAAGCCATTGCCAGCGGTGCGCTCAATGCCGGCCAGCCGTTCGAACTGCTGGCCACCTCCAGCAGCGAACACAGCACCTTTGCCGGCATCCTGCGCCTGATGCACTCGGCGCAGCAGCAGCAAAGCCCCTCGGCCAGGCTGGCCGACCGCTACGCGCTGCTGTTCATCCCGCTCACCCTGTTCATCGCGCTGTTCGCCTGGCTGGTCAGCAACGACCTGAACCGGGTGCTGGCCGTACTGGTGGTAGCCACCCCCTGCCCGCTGATCCTGGCCGTGCCGGTCGCCATCGTGTCCGGCATGTCCAGCTGCGCCAAGCGCGGCGTACTGGTGAAAAGCGGCGCCGCACTGGAGCGCCTGGCGCAGGCCAACTCTCTGTTTTTCGACAAAACCGGCACCCTCACCGGCGGCCACGCCCGCCTGGCGGTGATCCAGGTTTCCAGCGGCATCAAGCCCGACAACGTTCTATGGTTGGCCGCATCGCTGGAGCAGGCCTGCAACCATGTACTAGCGGAATCCATCGTTACCGCCGCACGCGAGCGGGCCATCGCGCTGGCGCTGCCGCACAGCGCCGAAGAAGCCCCCGGCGCCGGCATCAGCGGCGACATCGCCGGCCACCGGGTGGCCGTCGGTTCCTACGATTTCGTGAGCAGCCAGGCCATCCCCGCCCCCTGGAGCCCGCTGTTCCTGCAACGCCTGGCCTATGAGGGTGCCAGTGGCGTGTTCGTCAGCATGGATGGCGTGATGGTGGGTGCGCTGCAACTGGTGGACAAGCTGCGGCTGGACACCCCGCGGGCGCTACGCCGGCTGGCGCTGGCCGGCCTGGGGCATATCGTCATGCTGACCGGCGACCGCAAGGACATTGCCGGCACCCTGGGCAACCAGCTGGGTGTAAGCGAAGTGCTGGCCGAGCAGACGCCGGCCGACAAGCTGACCGCCATACGCCGCGCCCGCGAGAGCGGCATCGTGGTAATGGTGGGCGATGGGGTGAACGATGCGCCGGCACTGGCCGCCGCCGATGTCGGCGTCGCCATGGGCGCCCGTGGCGCCGCTGCCGCGGCGGAAGCGGCGGATGTCGTCTTGCTGGTGGACCGGCTGGACCGGCTGGTGGAGGCGCTGCACATGGCCCGCCGGGCCCGGCGCATCGCCGCGCAGAGCGTCATCCTGGGCATGGGGCTGTCCATCGCCGCCATGTTGGCCGCAGCCACCGGCAACCTCACACCAATAGCCGGCGCACTGCTGCAGGAGATCATCGACGTGGCCGCCATTCTGAATGCGCTGCGTGCACGCCGTGTCGTGCCGGGCAATGGCAGCCACATGACGGCGCAGGATGCGGAGCAGCTGTCAGCCGAGCATCGCGAGCTGGAATCGCTGCTGAGCGAAGTGTCGCAACTGGCTGACCGCCTGCCGGATCTGGCCGGCCCGCAGGCGGTAAAGGAACTGGGCGCGCTGTCTCAATCGCTGAGCGAACACCTGCTGCCGCATGAGCAGCAGGAAGATCACGAACTGTACCCGGAGCTGGCCAGGCAACTGGGGGGCGACGACCCGATGGCGGCGATGAGCGGCACCCACCGCGAGATTTTCCGCATCACCCGCCTGCTGGATCGCATGATCGGCGACCTGCCCGCCGACGGCCCATCGCCACCGGCAGTGCAGGAACTGCAGCGCCTGCTGTACGGGCTGGATGCCATTCTGCACCTGCACTTTGCGCAGGAAGAGGAGCTGTATCACAGCCTGAGTGCGCCGACCTAGCCCCCGCCAGGCCAGGCTGCGCCGGGCCGCGCGGCCTTGGTCAGGCTACTTCATTTACCGCCACGCGCACGGCGGTCATCTCATCAACCAGTCGGTCGATTTCCAGTGGCGCACACAGCAGATTGCCCTGCACATATTTCACCCCGGCCGTATAGGCAAACTGCATCTGCAGCGCAGTTTCCGGGCCGTTGACGATGATCTGGCAATTGAAGTTTTCCAGCAGTCTGACAACATCTTTCAGCGCGCCGTGGAATTTGGATTCATAGCACCAGCGCAAAAAAACCGTGTCCAGCTTCACGTAACTCGGCAGCGTCGCCACAATCTGGAAAAAACTGTTGCCATAGTGGCCATAGCCATCCAGCGCCAGCTGCCCGCCCTGCGACAGCAGCCGACACACTACCGGGTGCGCATCCATTGCTTCCGCACGCTGCGCAACATCCACCTGCGCCACCAGCACCATACCCAGCTCCTGGCAGCGCTCGCCCAGAAAGCCCAGCAGATCGCGGGCATGGTCGAGATGCAGTTCCGAAATGGTGATGAACAGCCGTTTGACATCCAGCCGCACCAGGCTGTCCAGATCGCTCATGACATGCAGCAGGCCATGCCGCAGCAATTTGATCTGGGTTTCGTATTGCTGGTTCGGTAGCGATGCCGCCAACTCGGCGGGCAACAGATAAACCTCTACCCCGAGCATGACATCATTCATCTGGAAAATAGGCTGGTAGTGCGGGCGGTGAATTTTGTCCATGGCGTGATCTCCCGGGTGACTCCCTGATCCCGCCAACTATAGGTTTTCATCCTTCGCGCAATTTCTAACAATGCTCAGAGACTATTAACCAAGCTGAACACAGCACCGAAATTACCAGCCACCATCAATTCACCAGCTAGGGGCAGGCACGGCCACGCCGCCCAGCAGCATCCAGACTGCCCGGCCGCTTGCGGCCAACGTAGCTCGCGCGGAACGGACGCCCCGTCGGTGAACACCGCATCGCATGGCCCGCCCCTCCCGCTCCTACCAGCTCTGTAGTCATAGCAAGCCTGGCCGCAGCAACCAGCAAAACAGCACTTCATCCAGTCACGACCGCCCCCCACAAACATGCATCGGGCATTACAAAGCCGTGCGAATGGCGTAGATTTACATTTAATGACATTTATACCCAATGACATTAACACCTCGCCACGACCACGCCATGCACCGCAAGCCACTACCACTACTGACTGCCATCGCCACCTGCCTGCTGCTGAGCCTGCCCATCCAGGCCAAGACGCCGCCCAAACAGCAGGCCAGCGACGAGCAGATCAAGCAGCTGCTGATCCAGGAGTCCATCGACGACTACCCCGGCAACTGCCCCTGCCCCTACAACAGCACCCGCAATGGCAGCAGTTGCGGCAAGCGCAGCGCCTACAGCCGGCCCGGTGGTTACGCACCGCTGTGCTACAAGCAGGACATCAC
This Vogesella sp. LIG4 DNA region includes the following protein-coding sequences:
- a CDS encoding heavy metal translocating P-type ATPase produces the protein MASIFTSKLNLALLVVAIGSLLAGVASYPLHHGALARQLWGIGVLPMLGILLYDTAGSLLQRKAGVDFLALLSILLALFLGEMLTASVISLMLASGRALEDYASSQAQREMSALLQHAPRFAHRFQDGEWRKIDIKEIAPGNRLLVRNGEVVPADGNLLTPAQLDESALTGEPLPIGRAAGEAIASGALNAGQPFELLATSSSEHSTFAGILRLMHSAQQQQSPSARLADRYALLFIPLTLFIALFAWLVSNDLNRVLAVLVVATPCPLILAVPVAIVSGMSSCAKRGVLVKSGAALERLAQANSLFFDKTGTLTGGHARLAVIQVSSGIKPDNVLWLAASLEQACNHVLAESIVTAARERAIALALPHSAEEAPGAGISGDIAGHRVAVGSYDFVSSQAIPAPWSPLFLQRLAYEGASGVFVSMDGVMVGALQLVDKLRLDTPRALRRLALAGLGHIVMLTGDRKDIAGTLGNQLGVSEVLAEQTPADKLTAIRRARESGIVVMVGDGVNDAPALAAADVGVAMGARGAAAAAEAADVVLLVDRLDRLVEALHMARRARRIAAQSVILGMGLSIAAMLAAATGNLTPIAGALLQEIIDVAAILNALRARRVVPGNGSHMTAQDAEQLSAEHRELESLLSEVSQLADRLPDLAGPQAVKELGALSQSLSEHLLPHEQQEDHELYPELARQLGGDDPMAAMSGTHREIFRITRLLDRMIGDLPADGPSPPAVQELQRLLYGLDAILHLHFAQEEELYHSLSAPT
- a CDS encoding EAL domain-containing protein, translating into MAGSGSHPGDHAMDKIHRPHYQPIFQMNDVMLGVEVYLLPAELAASLPNQQYETQIKLLRHGLLHVMSDLDSLVRLDVKRLFITISELHLDHARDLLGFLGERCQELGMVLVAQVDVAQRAEAMDAHPVVCRLLSQGGQLALDGYGHYGNSFFQIVATLPSYVKLDTVFLRWCYESKFHGALKDVVRLLENFNCQIIVNGPETALQMQFAYTAGVKYVQGNLLCAPLEIDRLVDEMTAVRVAVNEVA